The Calypte anna isolate BGI_N300 chromosome 20, bCalAnn1_v1.p, whole genome shotgun sequence genome includes a region encoding these proteins:
- the ARFGEF2 gene encoding brefeldin A-inhibited guanine nucleotide-exchange protein 2 isoform X2 yields MQPPAREQDARTKSMFVSRALEKILAEKEAKRPPHGQLRRACQVALDEIKAELEKQREGTAAPPKANFIEADKYFLPFELACQSKSPRIVSTSLDCLQKLIAYGHITGNAPDSGAPGKRLIDRIVETICNCFQGPQTDEGVQLQIIKALLTAVTSPYIEIHEGTILQTVRTCYNIYLASKNLINQTTAKATLTQMLNIQESREIEKMNQQKSQSPAIQVVTRSPKIGPLKHSYQEGKPPAPVSVELTNGEPEKAEIEDVKLEQDLTISSSEETTDGRKEMVQDILEDVVESAVKVAEEKQVTETDKALPALETADTVLSGSSNENVQTNGIPDDGQSVSSTDNLETDVSGHQAASKFSHVLQKDAFLVFRSLCKLSMKPLGDGPPDPKSHELRSKVVSLQLLLSVLQNAGPVFRTHEMFINAIKQYLCVALSKNGVSSVPDVFELSLAIFLTLLSNFKTHLKMQIEVFFKEIFLNILETSSSSFEHKWMVIQTLTRICADAQCVVDIYVNYDCDLNAANIFERLVNDLSKIAQGRSGHELGMTPLQELSLRKKGLECLVSILKCMVEWSKDLYVNPNHQASLGSYKPSEQEMAEGKCLESGGRRSSVSSLDSTVSSGVGSVGTQTAIPDDPEQFEVIKQQKEIIEHGIELFNKKPKRGIQYLQEQGMLGTTAEDIAQFLQQEERLCSTQVGEFLGESNKFNKEVMYAYVDQLDFCGKDFVSALRIFLEGFRLPGEAQKIDRLMEKFAARYIECNQRQTLFASADTAYVLAYSIIMLTTDLHSPQVKNKMTKEQYIKMNRGINDSKDLPVEYLSTIYEEIEGKKIAMKETKEYAITTKCSKPNVASEKQRRLLYNLEMEQMAKTAKALMEAVSHAKAPFTSATHLDHVRPMFKLVWTPLLAAYSVGLQNCDDTEVASLCLEGIRCAIRIACIFGMQLERDAYVQALARFSLLTASSSITEMKQKNIDTIKTLITVAHTDGNYLGNSWHEILKCISQLELAQLIGTGVKTRYLSGSGREREGSIKGYSSGGEEFMGLGLGNLVGSAADKRHMASIQESVGETSSQSVVVAVDRIFTGSTRLDGNAIVDFVRWLCAVSMDELAAPHHPRMFSLQKIVEISYYNMNRIRLQWSRIWHVIGDHFNKVGCNPNEDVAIFAVDSLRQLSMKFLEKGELANFRFQKDFLRPFEHIMKKNRSPTIRDMVIRCIAQMVNSQAANIRSGWKNIFAVFHQAASDHDGNIVELAFQTTAHIVTNIFQQHFPAAIDSFQDAVKCLSEFACNVAFPDTSMEAIRLIRYCAKYVSERPQVLREYTSDDMNVAPGDRVWVRGWFPILFELSCIINRCKLDVRTRGLTVMFEIMKSYGHTFEKHWWQDLFRIVFRIFDNMKLPEQQTEKSEWMTTTCNHALYAICDVFTQFYEALNEILLPDILAQLHWCVKQDNEQLARSGTNCLENLVILNGQKFSPEVWGQTCNCMLEIFKTTIPHVLLTWRPAGMDEDSAEKHLDIDLDHQSLSSMDKNASERGLSQFSNPTDESWKGGPYTNQKLFAGLLIKCVVQLELIQTIDNIVFYPATSKKEDAEHMAAAQRDALDADIHIDTEDQGMYKYMSSHHLFKLLDCLQESHSFSKAFNSNYEQRTVLWRAGFKGKSKPNLLKQETSSLACCLRILFRMYVDESRRDSWDAIQQRLLSVCSEALAYFITVNSESHREAWTNLLLLLLTKTLKISDEKFRAHASTYYPYLCEIMQFDLIPELRAVLRKFFLRIGVVFKICVTEEQIRTTGMNLPS; encoded by the exons AGAAGGCACTGCTGCTCCACCAAAAGCAAACTTCATTGAAGCAGATAAATATTTCCTTCCGTTTGAACTGGCGTGCCAGTCCAAGTCTCCACGCATTGTCAGTACTTCACTGGACTGTTTACAG AAACTCATTGCATATGGACATATCACTGGCAATGCTCCAGACAGTGGAGCTCCTGGAAAGCGACTGATTGACCGAATAGTTGAAACAATTTGCAATTGCTTTCAGGGTCCTCAAACAGATGAGGGAGTACAACTGCAGATAATTAAG GCTCTCCTCACTGCAGTAACTTCTCCATATATAGAAATTCATGAAGGAACAATTCTTCAGACTGTTAGAACCTGTTACAACATCTATCTGGCCAGTAAAAATCTTATTAATCAGACAACTGCCAAAGCTACCCTTACGCAGAtgttaaat ataCAAGAATcaagagaaatagaaaaaatgaaTCAGCAAAAATCCCAGTCTCCTGCAATTCAAGTGGTGACCAGATCTCCAAAGATTGGTCCATTAAAGCACAGCTATCAGGAAGGCAAACCCCCAGCTCCTGTGAGTGTGGAATTAACTAATGGTGAgcctgagaaagcagaaattgaaGATGTGAAGTTGGAGCAGGATCTGACCATTTCATCATCAG AAGAAACAACagatggaagaaaggaaatggttCAAGACATCTTGGAAGATGTGGTTGAGTCAGCTGTAAAAG tgGCTGAAGAAAAGCAGGTAACAGAAACAGATAAGGCTCTACCTGCACTAGAGACTGCAGATACTGTTCTTTCTGGGTCTAGTAATGAAAATGTACAAACAAACGGGATTCCAGATGATGGGCAATCTGTTTCCTCCACTGATAATTTG GAAACAGATGTATCTGGACATCAAGCAGCTTCCAAATTTTCCCATGTTCTACAAAAGGATGCCTTCCTTGTCTTCAGGTCGTTGTGCAAGCTGTCCATGAAACCACTTGGTGATGGACCACCAGATCCCAA gtcCCATGAATTGCGTTCGAAGGTAGTGtctctccagctgcttctctcaGTACTGCAGAACGCTGGTCCAGTTTTCAGGACACATGAAATGTTCATCAATGCAATCAAGCAATATCTTTGTGTTGCATTATCCAAAAATGGAGTCTCTTCTGTTCCTGATGTATTTGAGCTCTCTCTTGCCATCTTTCTGACGCTTCTTTCAAACTTTAAgacacatttaaaaatgcagattgaG GTCTTCTTCAAAGAGATCTTCCTGAATATTCTAGAGACTTCTTCAAGCTCCTTTGAACACAAATGGATGGTGATTCAGACTTTAACTAGAATTTGTGCAG atgCCCAGTGTGTAGTGGATATTTATGTTAACTATGACTGTGATTTAAATGCTGCTAATATATTCGAACGCCTTGTAAATGATTTGTCAAAAATCGCCCAGGGACGAAGTGGGCATGAGTTGGGAATGACACCTTTACAG gagctaagcctgaggaaaaaaggacTTGAATGTTTGGTTTCTATTCTAAAATGTATGGTAGAATGGAGCAAAGACCTTTATGTGAACCCTAATCATCAGGCTAGCTTAG GTTCATATAAACCATCTGAACAGGAAATGGCTGAAGGTAAGTGCCTTGAGAGTGGAGGGAGACGGAGTAGTGTCAGTTCCTTGGACTCCACCGTGTCATCAGGAGTTGGAAGTGTTGGTACCCAGACTGCTATCCCAGATGATCCTGAGCAATTTGAAGTCATCAAgcaacaaaaggaaataattgaaCATGGGATAGAACT GTTtaataaaaaaccaaagagaGGAATACAGTATCTACAGGAGCAGGGAATGCTTGGCACTACTGCAGAGGACATTGCACAATTTTTGCAACAGGAAGAACGCCTCTGTTCT ACTCAGGTAGGGGAGTTTCTTGGGGAAAGCAACAAGTTCAACAAGGAAGTGATGTATGCCTATGTAGACCAGCTTGATTTCTGTGGAAAGGACTTTGTCTCTGCTCTACGTATATTTCTGGAAGGTTTTCGTCTGCCAGGTGAAGCCCAGAAGATTGACAGATTAATGGAAAAATTTGCTGCTAGATATATTGAGTGCAACCAACG GCAAACTCTGTTTGCTAGTGCTGACACTGCCTATGTTTTGGCATACTCTATCATAATGCTGACTACAGACTTGCACAGTCCACAg gtaaaaaataaaatgacaaagGAGCAATACATTAAAATGAATCGAGGAATCAATGACAGTAAAGACCTGCCAGTAGAGTATTTATCTACAATCTATGAAGAaatagaaggaaagaaaattgcaATGAAAGAGACAAAAGAATATGCAATTACAACCAAGTGTAGTAAACCAA ATGTAGCTAGTGAGAAGCAGAGGAGGTTGTTGTACAACTTGGAGATGGAACAAATGGCTAAAACAGCTAAAGCCCTCATGGAGGCAGTAAGCCATGCAAAGGCTCCTTTTACCAGTGCCACTCATCTGGATCATGTCAGGCCCATGTTCAAA ctTGTGTGGACTCCATTGCTGGCAGCTTACAGTGTTGGCTTACAGAACTGTGATGACACAGAGGTTGCATCCCTTTGTTTGGAAGGAATACGCTGTGCAATTAGAATAGCCTGCATCTTTGGAATGCAG CTCGAACGAGATGCTTATGTACAGGCTCTTGCTCGTTTTTCCTTGTTGACTGCTAGTTCCAGTattacagaaatgaaacagaagaacataGATACCATTAAGACACTCATTACAGTTGCTCACACAGATGGCAACTACCTTGGGAACTCTTGGCATGAG atcTTGAAATGTATTAGCCAGCTGGAACTAGCACAGCTTATAGGAACTGGAGTGAAAACTCGGTATTTATCTGGCTCTGGACGTGAAAGGGAAGGAAGCATTAAGGGCTACAGCTCTGGAGGGGAAGAGTTTATGGGCCTGGGATTAG GTAACCTTGTTGGCAGTGCAGCTGATAAACGACATATGGCAAGCATTCAAGAGTCTGTGGGAGAGACCAGCTCACAGAGTGTAGTGGTGGCAGTAGACAG GATATTTACAGGATCAACTAGGCTGGATGGAAATGCAATAG TTGACTTTGTCCGATGGCTGTGTGCGGTGTCCATGGACGAGCTGGCAGCCCCGCACCACCCGCGCATGTTCAGCCTCCAGAAGATCGTGGAGATATCCTACTACAACATGAATCGGATCAGGCTGCAGTGGTCAAGGATTTGGCATGTGATTGGAGATCACTTCaataag GTTGGATGTAACCCTAATGAAGATGTTGCCATCTTTGCAGTGGACTCACTAAGGCAGCTGTCAATGAAATTTCTTGAGAAGGGAGAGTTAGCCAACTTCCGCTTCCAGAAAGATTTCCTGAGGCCTTTTGAGCatattatgaagaaaaacag gtCTCCAACTATTCGGGACATGGTAATACGCTGTATTGCTCAGATGGTGAACTCTCAAGCTGCTAATATTCGTTCAGGCTGGAAGAATATCTTTGCAGTCTTTCATCAGGCAGCATCAGACCATGATGGGAATATTGTAGAGCTGGCCTTTCAAACTACAGCACACATAGTTA caaacatttttcaaCAACACTTTCCAGCAGCAATTGATTCATTTCAGGATGCAGTAAAATGTCTTTCTGAATTTGCCTGTAATGTGGCATTTCCAGACACCAGCATGGAAGCGATCAGACTTATTCGGTATTGTGCAAAATATGTTTCAGAAAGAccacag GTGTTAAGAGAATACACAAGTGATGACATGAATGTTGCTCCTGGGGACAGAGTGTGGGTCAGAGGATGGTTTCCCATTTTATTTGAACTTTCTTGTATCATCAACCGTTGCAAACTGGATGTTCGAACAAG AGGCCTAACAGTGATGTTTGAAATAATGAAGAGTTATGGCCATACCTTTGAAAAGCACTGGTGGCAAGATCTGTTCAGAATTGTGTTTCGGATTTTTGATAATATGAAACTCCCTGAACAGCAAACAGAG AAATCTGAATGGATGACCACTACATGCAACCATGCACTTTATGCAATCTGTGACGTATTTACACAGTTTTATGAAGCTTTAAATGAGATCCTTCTTCCTGACATACTTGCACAGTTACACTGGTGTGTAAAACAAG ATAATGAGCAGTTGGCTCGATCAGGTACAAACTGCCTAGAAAACCTGGTAATACTAAATGGACAGAAATTCAGCCCTGAAGTCTGGGGCCAGACATGCAATTGTATGCTAGAAATCTTCAAAACTACTATTCCTCATGT CTTGCTGACATGGAGGCCTGCAGGGATGGATGAAGATTCAGCTGAAAAACACTTG GATATAGACCTAGATCACCAGTCTTTAAGCAGCATGGataaaaatgcttcagaaagagGACTAAGTCAATTTTCTAATCCAACAGATGAAAGCTGGAAAGGTGGTCCATACACAA ACCAGAAGCTATTTGCTGGCCTCCTTATTAAGTGTGTGGTACAGCTGGAATTGATACAGACCATTGATAACATAGTGTTCTATCCAGCAACAAGCAAGAAGGAGGATGCTGAACACATGGCTGCAGCTCAG AGAGATGCATTGGATGCAGATATCCACATTGACACAGAAGATCAAGGAATGTATAAATACATGTCTTCACATCACCTCTTTAAGTTACTAGATTGTCTACAAGAATCTCAttcattttcaaaagccttTAATTCAAATTATGAACAGCGAACTGTGTTATGGAGAGCAG GGTTCAAGGGTAAATCAAAACCCAATCTCTTAAAACAAGAGACCAGCAGCCTGGCTTGTTGCTTGAGAATACTCTTCCGAATGTATGTGGATGAAAGCCGCCGGGACTCCTGGGATGCCATACAACAGCGACTGCTGAg TGTATGCAGTGAGGCCCTGGCATATTTTATTACTGTGAACTCAGAAAGCCACAGAGAAGCTTGGACCAATctcctgctgttgcttttaACAAAAACACTAAAAATCAGTGATGAGAAG TTCAGGGCACATGCTTCAACATATTATCCATACTTGTGTGAAATCATGCAGTTTGACCTGATTCCTGAGCTTCGAGCTGTGCTACGGAAGTTCTTCCTGCGCATAGGTGTTGTGTTCAAAATCTGCGTAACAGAGGAGCAGATAAGGACAACTGGGATGAACTTACCCTCGTGA
- the ARFGEF2 gene encoding brefeldin A-inhibited guanine nucleotide-exchange protein 2 isoform X1: protein MQPPAREQDARTKSMFVSRALEKILAEKEAKRPPHGQLRRACQVALDEIKAELEKQREGTAAPPKANFIEADKYFLPFELACQSKSPRIVSTSLDCLQKLIAYGHITGNAPDSGAPGKRLIDRIVETICNCFQGPQTDEGVQLQIIKALLTAVTSPYIEIHEGTILQTVRTCYNIYLASKNLINQTTAKATLTQMLNVIFTRMENQAIQESREIEKMNQQKSQSPAIQVVTRSPKIGPLKHSYQEGKPPAPVSVELTNGEPEKAEIEDVKLEQDLTISSSEETTDGRKEMVQDILEDVVESAVKVAEEKQVTETDKALPALETADTVLSGSSNENVQTNGIPDDGQSVSSTDNLETDVSGHQAASKFSHVLQKDAFLVFRSLCKLSMKPLGDGPPDPKSHELRSKVVSLQLLLSVLQNAGPVFRTHEMFINAIKQYLCVALSKNGVSSVPDVFELSLAIFLTLLSNFKTHLKMQIEVFFKEIFLNILETSSSSFEHKWMVIQTLTRICADAQCVVDIYVNYDCDLNAANIFERLVNDLSKIAQGRSGHELGMTPLQELSLRKKGLECLVSILKCMVEWSKDLYVNPNHQASLGSYKPSEQEMAEGKCLESGGRRSSVSSLDSTVSSGVGSVGTQTAIPDDPEQFEVIKQQKEIIEHGIELFNKKPKRGIQYLQEQGMLGTTAEDIAQFLQQEERLCSTQVGEFLGESNKFNKEVMYAYVDQLDFCGKDFVSALRIFLEGFRLPGEAQKIDRLMEKFAARYIECNQRQTLFASADTAYVLAYSIIMLTTDLHSPQVKNKMTKEQYIKMNRGINDSKDLPVEYLSTIYEEIEGKKIAMKETKEYAITTKCSKPNVASEKQRRLLYNLEMEQMAKTAKALMEAVSHAKAPFTSATHLDHVRPMFKLVWTPLLAAYSVGLQNCDDTEVASLCLEGIRCAIRIACIFGMQLERDAYVQALARFSLLTASSSITEMKQKNIDTIKTLITVAHTDGNYLGNSWHEILKCISQLELAQLIGTGVKTRYLSGSGREREGSIKGYSSGGEEFMGLGLGNLVGSAADKRHMASIQESVGETSSQSVVVAVDRIFTGSTRLDGNAIVDFVRWLCAVSMDELAAPHHPRMFSLQKIVEISYYNMNRIRLQWSRIWHVIGDHFNKVGCNPNEDVAIFAVDSLRQLSMKFLEKGELANFRFQKDFLRPFEHIMKKNRSPTIRDMVIRCIAQMVNSQAANIRSGWKNIFAVFHQAASDHDGNIVELAFQTTAHIVTNIFQQHFPAAIDSFQDAVKCLSEFACNVAFPDTSMEAIRLIRYCAKYVSERPQVLREYTSDDMNVAPGDRVWVRGWFPILFELSCIINRCKLDVRTRGLTVMFEIMKSYGHTFEKHWWQDLFRIVFRIFDNMKLPEQQTEKSEWMTTTCNHALYAICDVFTQFYEALNEILLPDILAQLHWCVKQDNEQLARSGTNCLENLVILNGQKFSPEVWGQTCNCMLEIFKTTIPHVLLTWRPAGMDEDSAEKHLDIDLDHQSLSSMDKNASERGLSQFSNPTDESWKGGPYTNQKLFAGLLIKCVVQLELIQTIDNIVFYPATSKKEDAEHMAAAQRDALDADIHIDTEDQGMYKYMSSHHLFKLLDCLQESHSFSKAFNSNYEQRTVLWRAGFKGKSKPNLLKQETSSLACCLRILFRMYVDESRRDSWDAIQQRLLSVCSEALAYFITVNSESHREAWTNLLLLLLTKTLKISDEKFRAHASTYYPYLCEIMQFDLIPELRAVLRKFFLRIGVVFKICVTEEQIRTTGMNLPS from the exons AGAAGGCACTGCTGCTCCACCAAAAGCAAACTTCATTGAAGCAGATAAATATTTCCTTCCGTTTGAACTGGCGTGCCAGTCCAAGTCTCCACGCATTGTCAGTACTTCACTGGACTGTTTACAG AAACTCATTGCATATGGACATATCACTGGCAATGCTCCAGACAGTGGAGCTCCTGGAAAGCGACTGATTGACCGAATAGTTGAAACAATTTGCAATTGCTTTCAGGGTCCTCAAACAGATGAGGGAGTACAACTGCAGATAATTAAG GCTCTCCTCACTGCAGTAACTTCTCCATATATAGAAATTCATGAAGGAACAATTCTTCAGACTGTTAGAACCTGTTACAACATCTATCTGGCCAGTAAAAATCTTATTAATCAGACAACTGCCAAAGCTACCCTTACGCAGAtgttaaatgtaattttcacaCGGATGGAAAATCAAGCT ataCAAGAATcaagagaaatagaaaaaatgaaTCAGCAAAAATCCCAGTCTCCTGCAATTCAAGTGGTGACCAGATCTCCAAAGATTGGTCCATTAAAGCACAGCTATCAGGAAGGCAAACCCCCAGCTCCTGTGAGTGTGGAATTAACTAATGGTGAgcctgagaaagcagaaattgaaGATGTGAAGTTGGAGCAGGATCTGACCATTTCATCATCAG AAGAAACAACagatggaagaaaggaaatggttCAAGACATCTTGGAAGATGTGGTTGAGTCAGCTGTAAAAG tgGCTGAAGAAAAGCAGGTAACAGAAACAGATAAGGCTCTACCTGCACTAGAGACTGCAGATACTGTTCTTTCTGGGTCTAGTAATGAAAATGTACAAACAAACGGGATTCCAGATGATGGGCAATCTGTTTCCTCCACTGATAATTTG GAAACAGATGTATCTGGACATCAAGCAGCTTCCAAATTTTCCCATGTTCTACAAAAGGATGCCTTCCTTGTCTTCAGGTCGTTGTGCAAGCTGTCCATGAAACCACTTGGTGATGGACCACCAGATCCCAA gtcCCATGAATTGCGTTCGAAGGTAGTGtctctccagctgcttctctcaGTACTGCAGAACGCTGGTCCAGTTTTCAGGACACATGAAATGTTCATCAATGCAATCAAGCAATATCTTTGTGTTGCATTATCCAAAAATGGAGTCTCTTCTGTTCCTGATGTATTTGAGCTCTCTCTTGCCATCTTTCTGACGCTTCTTTCAAACTTTAAgacacatttaaaaatgcagattgaG GTCTTCTTCAAAGAGATCTTCCTGAATATTCTAGAGACTTCTTCAAGCTCCTTTGAACACAAATGGATGGTGATTCAGACTTTAACTAGAATTTGTGCAG atgCCCAGTGTGTAGTGGATATTTATGTTAACTATGACTGTGATTTAAATGCTGCTAATATATTCGAACGCCTTGTAAATGATTTGTCAAAAATCGCCCAGGGACGAAGTGGGCATGAGTTGGGAATGACACCTTTACAG gagctaagcctgaggaaaaaaggacTTGAATGTTTGGTTTCTATTCTAAAATGTATGGTAGAATGGAGCAAAGACCTTTATGTGAACCCTAATCATCAGGCTAGCTTAG GTTCATATAAACCATCTGAACAGGAAATGGCTGAAGGTAAGTGCCTTGAGAGTGGAGGGAGACGGAGTAGTGTCAGTTCCTTGGACTCCACCGTGTCATCAGGAGTTGGAAGTGTTGGTACCCAGACTGCTATCCCAGATGATCCTGAGCAATTTGAAGTCATCAAgcaacaaaaggaaataattgaaCATGGGATAGAACT GTTtaataaaaaaccaaagagaGGAATACAGTATCTACAGGAGCAGGGAATGCTTGGCACTACTGCAGAGGACATTGCACAATTTTTGCAACAGGAAGAACGCCTCTGTTCT ACTCAGGTAGGGGAGTTTCTTGGGGAAAGCAACAAGTTCAACAAGGAAGTGATGTATGCCTATGTAGACCAGCTTGATTTCTGTGGAAAGGACTTTGTCTCTGCTCTACGTATATTTCTGGAAGGTTTTCGTCTGCCAGGTGAAGCCCAGAAGATTGACAGATTAATGGAAAAATTTGCTGCTAGATATATTGAGTGCAACCAACG GCAAACTCTGTTTGCTAGTGCTGACACTGCCTATGTTTTGGCATACTCTATCATAATGCTGACTACAGACTTGCACAGTCCACAg gtaaaaaataaaatgacaaagGAGCAATACATTAAAATGAATCGAGGAATCAATGACAGTAAAGACCTGCCAGTAGAGTATTTATCTACAATCTATGAAGAaatagaaggaaagaaaattgcaATGAAAGAGACAAAAGAATATGCAATTACAACCAAGTGTAGTAAACCAA ATGTAGCTAGTGAGAAGCAGAGGAGGTTGTTGTACAACTTGGAGATGGAACAAATGGCTAAAACAGCTAAAGCCCTCATGGAGGCAGTAAGCCATGCAAAGGCTCCTTTTACCAGTGCCACTCATCTGGATCATGTCAGGCCCATGTTCAAA ctTGTGTGGACTCCATTGCTGGCAGCTTACAGTGTTGGCTTACAGAACTGTGATGACACAGAGGTTGCATCCCTTTGTTTGGAAGGAATACGCTGTGCAATTAGAATAGCCTGCATCTTTGGAATGCAG CTCGAACGAGATGCTTATGTACAGGCTCTTGCTCGTTTTTCCTTGTTGACTGCTAGTTCCAGTattacagaaatgaaacagaagaacataGATACCATTAAGACACTCATTACAGTTGCTCACACAGATGGCAACTACCTTGGGAACTCTTGGCATGAG atcTTGAAATGTATTAGCCAGCTGGAACTAGCACAGCTTATAGGAACTGGAGTGAAAACTCGGTATTTATCTGGCTCTGGACGTGAAAGGGAAGGAAGCATTAAGGGCTACAGCTCTGGAGGGGAAGAGTTTATGGGCCTGGGATTAG GTAACCTTGTTGGCAGTGCAGCTGATAAACGACATATGGCAAGCATTCAAGAGTCTGTGGGAGAGACCAGCTCACAGAGTGTAGTGGTGGCAGTAGACAG GATATTTACAGGATCAACTAGGCTGGATGGAAATGCAATAG TTGACTTTGTCCGATGGCTGTGTGCGGTGTCCATGGACGAGCTGGCAGCCCCGCACCACCCGCGCATGTTCAGCCTCCAGAAGATCGTGGAGATATCCTACTACAACATGAATCGGATCAGGCTGCAGTGGTCAAGGATTTGGCATGTGATTGGAGATCACTTCaataag GTTGGATGTAACCCTAATGAAGATGTTGCCATCTTTGCAGTGGACTCACTAAGGCAGCTGTCAATGAAATTTCTTGAGAAGGGAGAGTTAGCCAACTTCCGCTTCCAGAAAGATTTCCTGAGGCCTTTTGAGCatattatgaagaaaaacag gtCTCCAACTATTCGGGACATGGTAATACGCTGTATTGCTCAGATGGTGAACTCTCAAGCTGCTAATATTCGTTCAGGCTGGAAGAATATCTTTGCAGTCTTTCATCAGGCAGCATCAGACCATGATGGGAATATTGTAGAGCTGGCCTTTCAAACTACAGCACACATAGTTA caaacatttttcaaCAACACTTTCCAGCAGCAATTGATTCATTTCAGGATGCAGTAAAATGTCTTTCTGAATTTGCCTGTAATGTGGCATTTCCAGACACCAGCATGGAAGCGATCAGACTTATTCGGTATTGTGCAAAATATGTTTCAGAAAGAccacag GTGTTAAGAGAATACACAAGTGATGACATGAATGTTGCTCCTGGGGACAGAGTGTGGGTCAGAGGATGGTTTCCCATTTTATTTGAACTTTCTTGTATCATCAACCGTTGCAAACTGGATGTTCGAACAAG AGGCCTAACAGTGATGTTTGAAATAATGAAGAGTTATGGCCATACCTTTGAAAAGCACTGGTGGCAAGATCTGTTCAGAATTGTGTTTCGGATTTTTGATAATATGAAACTCCCTGAACAGCAAACAGAG AAATCTGAATGGATGACCACTACATGCAACCATGCACTTTATGCAATCTGTGACGTATTTACACAGTTTTATGAAGCTTTAAATGAGATCCTTCTTCCTGACATACTTGCACAGTTACACTGGTGTGTAAAACAAG ATAATGAGCAGTTGGCTCGATCAGGTACAAACTGCCTAGAAAACCTGGTAATACTAAATGGACAGAAATTCAGCCCTGAAGTCTGGGGCCAGACATGCAATTGTATGCTAGAAATCTTCAAAACTACTATTCCTCATGT CTTGCTGACATGGAGGCCTGCAGGGATGGATGAAGATTCAGCTGAAAAACACTTG GATATAGACCTAGATCACCAGTCTTTAAGCAGCATGGataaaaatgcttcagaaagagGACTAAGTCAATTTTCTAATCCAACAGATGAAAGCTGGAAAGGTGGTCCATACACAA ACCAGAAGCTATTTGCTGGCCTCCTTATTAAGTGTGTGGTACAGCTGGAATTGATACAGACCATTGATAACATAGTGTTCTATCCAGCAACAAGCAAGAAGGAGGATGCTGAACACATGGCTGCAGCTCAG AGAGATGCATTGGATGCAGATATCCACATTGACACAGAAGATCAAGGAATGTATAAATACATGTCTTCACATCACCTCTTTAAGTTACTAGATTGTCTACAAGAATCTCAttcattttcaaaagccttTAATTCAAATTATGAACAGCGAACTGTGTTATGGAGAGCAG GGTTCAAGGGTAAATCAAAACCCAATCTCTTAAAACAAGAGACCAGCAGCCTGGCTTGTTGCTTGAGAATACTCTTCCGAATGTATGTGGATGAAAGCCGCCGGGACTCCTGGGATGCCATACAACAGCGACTGCTGAg TGTATGCAGTGAGGCCCTGGCATATTTTATTACTGTGAACTCAGAAAGCCACAGAGAAGCTTGGACCAATctcctgctgttgcttttaACAAAAACACTAAAAATCAGTGATGAGAAG TTCAGGGCACATGCTTCAACATATTATCCATACTTGTGTGAAATCATGCAGTTTGACCTGATTCCTGAGCTTCGAGCTGTGCTACGGAAGTTCTTCCTGCGCATAGGTGTTGTGTTCAAAATCTGCGTAACAGAGGAGCAGATAAGGACAACTGGGATGAACTTACCCTCGTGA